In Brevibacterium zhoupengii, the following are encoded in one genomic region:
- the typA gene encoding translational GTPase TypA — protein MTEAITRRENRRNVAIVAHVDHGKTTLVDAMLRQTGVFSEHGDFAERVMDSGDLEREKGITILAKNTSVLYNGPSAGDDPIVINVIDTPGHADFGGEVERGLSMVDGVVLLVDASEGPLPQTRFVLRKALAAKLPVILLINKTDRADARIDGVVEEAQDLLLGLASDLADEVPDLDVDSVLDVPTVFAAAKVGAASLEQPADGEAPSNPDLEPLFKTILETIPAPEINDDDILQAHVTNLDASPFLGRLALLRIFGGTLRKGQQVAWARGDDISSVKITELLETQGLDRVPATEASAGDIVAVAGIPDIMIGDTLTDLNNPKPLPAITIDDPAISMTVGINTSPLAGREKGTKVTARMVKDRLDQELVGNVSLKVLPTERPDAWEVQGRGELALAILVEQMRREGFELTVGKPQVVTKKIDGKVHEPFEELQIDVPEDYLGAVTQLLASRKGVMSTMTNHGTGWVRMEFTVPARGLIGFRTRFLTETRGTGIANSFSAGYGPWAGNIEFRTNGSLVADRPGAVTPYAMINLQERGSFFVQPTSEVYTGQIVGENSRADDMDVNITKEKKLTNMRSASADSFENLVPPRKLTLEESLEFAREDECVEVTPGTVRIRKLELDPKERAKTYAKLRKQNA, from the coding sequence ATGACTGAAGCCATCACGCGTCGGGAAAACCGCCGCAACGTCGCAATCGTCGCCCACGTCGACCACGGCAAGACCACTCTGGTCGACGCCATGCTCCGCCAGACCGGTGTGTTCAGCGAACACGGTGATTTTGCTGAACGCGTCATGGACTCCGGCGACCTCGAACGCGAGAAGGGCATCACCATTCTCGCGAAGAACACCTCGGTTCTCTACAACGGACCCTCAGCTGGCGACGACCCCATCGTCATCAACGTCATCGACACGCCGGGTCACGCTGACTTCGGCGGAGAGGTCGAGCGCGGCCTGTCCATGGTCGACGGTGTCGTTCTTCTCGTCGACGCCTCCGAGGGCCCTCTGCCCCAGACCCGCTTCGTGCTGCGCAAGGCGCTGGCTGCGAAGCTGCCGGTCATCCTCCTGATCAACAAGACCGACCGTGCCGATGCTCGCATCGACGGAGTCGTCGAAGAGGCTCAGGATCTGCTCCTCGGTCTGGCCTCCGACCTCGCGGACGAAGTCCCCGATCTTGATGTCGACTCGGTCCTCGATGTTCCCACTGTCTTTGCTGCGGCCAAGGTCGGGGCAGCCTCGCTCGAACAGCCTGCTGATGGAGAGGCTCCGTCGAATCCGGACCTCGAGCCGCTGTTCAAGACGATCCTCGAGACCATTCCGGCTCCTGAGATCAACGATGACGACATCCTCCAGGCCCACGTGACCAACCTGGACGCCTCGCCGTTCCTCGGCCGTCTTGCTCTGCTGCGCATCTTCGGCGGCACCCTGCGCAAGGGCCAGCAGGTCGCCTGGGCTCGTGGCGATGACATCAGCTCGGTCAAGATCACCGAGCTCCTGGAGACCCAGGGCCTCGATCGCGTCCCAGCCACAGAGGCATCTGCCGGCGATATCGTGGCTGTGGCAGGTATCCCCGACATCATGATCGGTGACACGCTCACCGACCTGAACAATCCGAAGCCCCTGCCTGCGATCACAATCGATGATCCTGCGATCTCGATGACCGTCGGCATCAACACCTCGCCTCTGGCAGGTCGCGAGAAGGGCACCAAGGTCACCGCCCGCATGGTCAAGGATCGCCTTGACCAGGAGCTGGTCGGCAACGTCTCGCTCAAGGTTCTGCCCACCGAACGTCCCGACGCCTGGGAAGTTCAGGGACGCGGCGAGCTCGCGTTGGCTATCCTCGTCGAGCAGATGCGTCGTGAAGGCTTCGAACTCACGGTCGGCAAGCCCCAGGTTGTCACCAAGAAGATCGACGGCAAGGTGCACGAGCCGTTCGAAGAGCTCCAGATCGACGTGCCTGAGGACTACCTCGGTGCCGTCACTCAGCTCCTGGCCAGCCGCAAGGGCGTCATGTCGACCATGACCAACCACGGCACCGGCTGGGTCCGGATGGAATTCACCGTTCCCGCACGTGGACTCATCGGCTTCCGTACTCGGTTCCTCACCGAGACACGCGGAACCGGCATTGCCAACTCCTTCTCCGCAGGCTACGGACCTTGGGCCGGCAACATCGAGTTCCGCACCAACGGATCTCTCGTCGCCGACCGTCCCGGCGCTGTGACTCCTTACGCGATGATCAACCTGCAGGAACGCGGCTCCTTCTTCGTTCAGCCCACCTCGGAGGTCTACACCGGCCAGATCGTCGGCGAGAACTCCCGCGCCGACGATATGGACGTCAACATCACCAAGGAGAAGAAGCTGACGAACATGCGTTCGGCCTCGGCGGACTCCTTCGAGAACCTCGTTCCGCCGCGCAAGCTGACGCTTGAGGAAAGCCTCGAATTCGCCCGTGAGGACGAATGCGTCGAGGTCACCCCGGGCACAGTGCGCATCCGCAAGTTGGAACTCGACCCGAAGGAACGCGCGAAGACCTACGCCAAGCTGCGTAAACAGAACGCGTGA
- a CDS encoding PIG-L family deacetylase, with protein MTTSTQDPMTVVPRILFVHAHPDDETITTGGTIAALVGEGAQVTVLSATRGEDGEVIPADLKDLEGNRAGLARVREAEIAEAMAALGVREHLFLGGSAHTFEDSGMEWGPDGHAVAASTMPANALCAAELSTVSRYIAAVIDEVRPHAVITYAANGGYGHPDHVRVHEATVAAIDVATWRTGRLLFVDVPAEVAHQTFDANQPGFAETGFSPAQTIPTKPPVSEIVIAQDISAVLGAKRAALAAHRTQVKVSGGFFALSNGIGMKIVDHEYYSIGAGTPISAQQRTSGPAPHVLTDLDIAACEAQDPAAVGAAPLRRRRREPKKPGFFAYAHAVVLAVLIGFLGAMQHLNVSVFDLAGATVILPWGVALSLLLAACGLWHLKTMYLSSSPMLVAALIIVVLSYVLGQPTWLPGADIIVTGTLRSAAWLIGPMFIAAILAFVKVRPPAAAR; from the coding sequence ATGACCACAAGCACTCAGGACCCCATGACCGTCGTTCCCCGCATCCTCTTCGTGCACGCTCATCCCGATGATGAGACGATCACGACCGGAGGCACAATCGCCGCACTGGTCGGCGAGGGAGCGCAGGTCACGGTCCTGAGTGCCACTCGTGGTGAGGACGGCGAGGTCATCCCCGCCGATCTCAAGGATCTGGAAGGCAATCGGGCCGGCCTCGCCCGCGTCCGGGAAGCCGAGATCGCCGAGGCGATGGCTGCCCTGGGTGTACGCGAGCACCTGTTCCTGGGCGGCAGCGCCCATACCTTCGAAGACTCCGGGATGGAGTGGGGTCCCGATGGTCACGCCGTCGCCGCCTCGACCATGCCGGCCAACGCTCTGTGCGCTGCCGAACTTTCGACCGTGTCCCGTTACATTGCCGCCGTCATCGATGAGGTCCGTCCCCATGCGGTCATCACCTATGCCGCCAACGGCGGTTACGGTCACCCCGACCATGTCCGCGTTCACGAGGCCACTGTGGCCGCGATCGACGTCGCAACCTGGCGAACTGGACGACTGCTTTTCGTCGATGTCCCCGCCGAGGTGGCTCACCAGACCTTCGATGCGAACCAGCCGGGATTCGCCGAAACCGGCTTCTCACCAGCTCAGACGATCCCCACAAAGCCGCCAGTGAGCGAGATCGTCATCGCCCAGGACATCTCCGCTGTCCTCGGCGCCAAACGCGCCGCCTTGGCCGCGCACCGCACCCAGGTGAAGGTTTCCGGTGGGTTCTTCGCACTGTCGAACGGCATCGGCATGAAGATCGTCGACCACGAGTACTACTCCATCGGTGCTGGAACTCCCATCTCGGCCCAACAGCGCACATCAGGCCCCGCACCCCATGTGCTGACGGATCTTGACATCGCTGCCTGCGAAGCACAGGACCCGGCTGCTGTTGGTGCAGCTCCCTTGCGCCGCCGACGTCGGGAGCCCAAGAAACCCGGCTTCTTCGCCTATGCTCACGCCGTCGTCTTAGCAGTCCTCATCGGCTTCCTCGGCGCCATGCAGCACCTCAATGTGAGCGTGTTCGACTTGGCTGGCGCCACGGTCATACTGCCGTGGGGGGTCGCCCTGTCCCTGCTGCTGGCAGCCTGCGGACTCTGGCACCTCAAGACCATGTACTTAAGCTCGTCGCCGATGCTTGTGGCCGCGCTCATCATCGTCGTCCTCTCCTATGTCCTCGGCCAGCCGACGTGGCTGCCTGGCGCGGACATCATCGTGACCGGAACGCTGCGCTCAGCGGCCTGGCTGATCGGTCCGATGTTCATCGCCGCAATCCTCGCGTTCGTCAAGGTGCGGCCGCCCGCAGCAGCCCGTTAG
- a CDS encoding VanW family protein, translating into MPTQTLSHSSPNPGGRPQGSAETPKRRPWIIVGFILLVLAVLYLVIGFLTGRVLSPGTTVAGVDIGGKSTTSAEASLREELGETAGEEIELKAGKPTAALDPDKAGVSFDITETISRATGFTLNPVIIWDRLFGDDEIEPVISIDDEKFEEATGKVTESLKVDPVDAEVSYVKAKPEVKDGADGQSVDAEQVRSAIEDSWLRTEGPLPVTAADVEPDITTAEAKDVADGFAKDAVSGDLSVRAEPAKDASSDVDAGDLTISPATIAKTLTFEPKDSKLTPVFDEEDLQKRVLAANKDVGKPAKDASFTIKDGKPQVVKSETGIGIKKDELTTAVTDAISGKTDKPSVTLASVKPDFTTKDAEKADVSEVMSEYSTGYSSEPNRDTNLKVAAKKVSGTVVQPGEQFSLNEAIGQRTAANGYKAAGVISDGQMKEDFGGGVSQVSTTLFNAAFFAGFELDEHQAHSRYISRYPEGREATLDWSTIDMKFTNTSKQPVVLDMYLSDGKVHAKVFGDKKLKVKSDSSDRYNYSSPGSVTESGPECTPQSPKQGWSIKITRTMEDIASGKTTKDSFVTVYRPVNKVECKD; encoded by the coding sequence ATGCCGACGCAGACCCTGTCCCACTCCTCACCGAACCCCGGCGGCCGCCCGCAGGGCTCCGCGGAGACTCCGAAGCGGAGACCGTGGATCATCGTCGGGTTCATCCTCCTCGTCCTGGCCGTCCTCTACCTGGTCATCGGATTCCTCACCGGACGAGTGCTCTCACCGGGGACGACTGTCGCCGGCGTGGACATCGGCGGTAAGTCCACCACCTCCGCAGAAGCGTCTCTGCGTGAAGAGCTGGGTGAGACAGCGGGGGAGGAGATCGAGCTCAAGGCAGGCAAGCCCACTGCTGCCCTCGACCCCGATAAAGCCGGGGTCAGCTTCGACATCACGGAGACTATCAGCCGAGCCACCGGCTTCACACTCAACCCCGTCATCATCTGGGACCGTCTCTTCGGCGATGACGAAATCGAACCGGTCATCAGCATCGACGATGAGAAGTTCGAGGAAGCCACCGGCAAGGTCACGGAATCCCTGAAGGTCGACCCCGTCGACGCCGAAGTCAGCTACGTCAAAGCCAAGCCCGAGGTCAAGGACGGCGCCGACGGTCAGAGCGTCGACGCCGAACAGGTGCGCAGCGCCATCGAGGACTCGTGGCTGCGTACCGAAGGGCCGCTGCCGGTCACAGCTGCCGACGTCGAACCCGACATCACCACTGCCGAGGCGAAGGACGTCGCTGACGGCTTCGCCAAGGACGCAGTGAGCGGGGATCTGAGTGTACGAGCCGAACCCGCGAAAGATGCTTCTTCGGATGTCGATGCGGGAGATCTGACGATCAGCCCGGCCACGATCGCGAAGACGCTGACCTTCGAGCCCAAGGACTCGAAGCTCACTCCTGTCTTCGACGAGGAGGATCTGCAGAAACGGGTCCTGGCGGCCAACAAAGACGTCGGGAAGCCTGCGAAGGATGCAAGCTTCACAATCAAAGACGGCAAGCCTCAGGTCGTGAAGTCCGAAACCGGAATCGGGATCAAGAAGGACGAGCTGACCACAGCCGTCACCGATGCCATCTCGGGCAAAACCGACAAACCCAGCGTCACCCTCGCCTCGGTGAAGCCGGACTTCACCACGAAGGATGCGGAGAAGGCTGATGTGTCTGAGGTGATGTCCGAATACTCAACCGGCTACTCATCCGAACCCAACCGCGACACCAACCTCAAAGTCGCGGCAAAAAAGGTCTCCGGGACCGTCGTTCAGCCCGGCGAGCAGTTCTCCCTCAACGAAGCCATCGGACAGCGCACAGCAGCCAACGGGTACAAGGCCGCCGGCGTCATCTCCGATGGCCAGATGAAGGAGGACTTCGGTGGGGGAGTCTCGCAGGTGTCGACGACACTGTTCAACGCCGCCTTCTTCGCCGGCTTCGAACTGGACGAACACCAGGCTCATTCGCGCTACATCTCCCGCTACCCAGAAGGCCGGGAAGCCACACTGGACTGGTCGACGATCGACATGAAGTTCACGAACACCTCGAAGCAGCCGGTGGTCCTGGACATGTACCTCTCCGATGGCAAAGTCCACGCGAAGGTCTTCGGCGACAAGAAGCTCAAGGTCAAGTCTGATTCCTCTGACCGCTACAACTACAGTTCACCCGGCTCCGTGACCGAGTCGGGACCAGAATGCACGCCGCAGTCTCCCAAGCAGGGGTGGTCGATCAAGATC